In the genome of bacterium, one region contains:
- a CDS encoding HAMP domain-containing histidine kinase: protein KEHLIETDRQEKRKAKRMLVLTIFNTGQPLDKEIAEKIFQPYASLKGKGAGMGLFYAQQVVLAHNGTIDVRNTSNGVAFDVKIPV from the coding sequence AGAAAGAACACTTGATCGAGACAGATCGGCAGGAAAAGAGAAAGGCAAAAAGGATGCTCGTGCTAACCATTTTTAACACTGGTCAGCCGCTCGATAAAGAGATTGCCGAAAAAATTTTCCAGCCTTACGCAAGCCTAAAGGGAAAAGGAGCCGGAATGGGACTATTCTATGCACAGCAGGTAGTATTAGCACATAACGGAACAATCGATGTCAGGAATACCAGTAACGGTGTAGCATTCGATGTGAAAATTCCCGTTTGA